One Helianthus annuus cultivar XRQ/B chromosome 12, HanXRQr2.0-SUNRISE, whole genome shotgun sequence genomic region harbors:
- the LOC118485019 gene encoding uncharacterized protein LOC118485019: MANARQTVHQQATQGFTGLASPITVPPIVSENSWQIPSYAMQAITNSIQFHGREDKDAPAHINRFSRILATFSLHGAPNDATYLQFFPFSLAGRAATWLDSQPTGTFTTWAGLRQAFLNKYFPPAKASRLRDQIHSFHMEPDEPYYLAWERFQNLCARCSQHGLSDWALCEKFYNGLTQETRDRFDTNAGGHMMGILIVAECLERFEAFAQSQSQSRADQRYQSGNSNTNTSALARGVNHVTMDPSLATVLENMSRELKEIKAKIDKCEYCRGGHDTSVCPLLVGEEQVDFVGGGQCRGQPSGFGNNNFGSGWRNNNNNFAANNNFRSNGPPGFQIAQNPNRGLGSLFGGGSNGQVNDGGSNIQGQTGQGPSFDLGGSIERMEAMMSQLVVRDQTTQKKLSEHDLMLKNHQAAFQDLQRVVGDMSRKLEERLPGQFAGNTQPNPKAHVKAITTCSGKIVGNPSVEERVIDEDGDIVDEEIEMEAPGKVQSRLRPASTAQSGESQGEKRVEKPPVDVRPSPLVNHAYVPFPSRLKNKKYSREYGQFLDIFKQLNINLPFIEALQSMPKYAKFLKDLLRNKEKLGELSNVPLHGGCSAVVSNQLPEKLTDPGVFTIPCLFGSNTNTRALADLGASINLMPFSLYEKLDLGELSTTRMTLSLADRSVKHPRGIVENLLVKVDKFVFPADFVILDMEADENVPLILGRPSLNTAKALIDVFLGTITLRAGEESVIFKVMNSRGPSDRVEAVSLVGECEKDERDEEKVVNGPSLEKVIELKCGDPPDRRVEELEERIVRLESKIETLSKAQCGDGCRYEEYRFKPPSEELRGCERDKSVWVELSDDRYNGATARECVFGGELHLFDPP, from the coding sequence ATGGCCAACGCTAGGCAGACCGTTCACCAACAAGCCACCCAAGGCTTCACTGGTCTAGCGTCACCCATTACTGTTCCACCTATAGTTAGCGAGAACTCATGGCAGATTCCATCTTATGCCATGCAAGCCATCACCAATAGCATCCAGTTCCACGGTCGCGAGGACAAGGACGCACCGGCCCACATAAACCGGTTCTCCCGTATCCTAGCCACCTTTAGCCTTCACGGTGCACCCAATGATGCCACCTACTTACAGTTTTTCCCGTTTTCACTAGCTGGCCGTGCGGCTACTTGGTTGGACTCTCAACCAACCGGCACCTTTACCACTTGGGCGGGGCTTCGTCAAGCCTTTTTGAACAAGTATTTCCCGCCCGCTAAAGCCTCACGTCTTAGGGACCAAATCCACTCCTTCCACATGGAGCCTGACGAGCCTTACTACCTTGCTTGGGAGCGTTTCCAAAACCTTTGTGCTCGTTGCTCCCAGCATGGTCTTTCTGATTGGGCTTTGTGTGAGAAATTTTATAACGGTCTCACTCAAGAGACTCGTGATAGGTTCGACACTAATGCGGGGGGGCATATGATGGGTATTCTTATAGTTGCTGAGTGTCTAGAGCGTTTTGAGGCATTTGCTCAGTCTCAATCTCAATCGCGAGCCGATCAGCGGTATCAAAGTGGTAATTCTAATACCAATACTAGTGCACTCGCCCGAGGGGTGAACCATGTCACCATGGATCCTAGTTTAGCCACTGTATTGGAAAACATGTCTAGGGAACTTAAGGAAATTAAGGCTAAGATAGACAAATGTGAGTATTGTCGAGGGGGTCACGACACGAGTGTGTGTCCACTGCTAGTAGGTGAGGAGCAAGTCGATTTTGTAGGAGGGGGTCAATGTAGAGGTCAACCTAGTGGTTTTGGTAATAATAACTTTGGTTCGGGTTGGcgtaataacaataataattttgCTGCTAACAACAATTTTCGCTCAAACGGACCCCCTGGttttcaaatagctcaaaatccaaATAGGGGTCTAGGTTCACTCTTTGGTGGGGGTTCAAATGGGCAAGTTAATGATGGGGGGTCAAATATCCAAGGTCAAACAGGTCAAGGTCCAAGTTTTGATTTAGGGGGTAGCATAGAAAGAATGGAGGCTATGATGAGCCAGCTAGTTGTTAGAGATCAAACCACCCAAAAGAAACTTAGCGAACATGACCTTATGCTTAAGAATCACCAAGCTGCTTTCCAAGACCTTCAAAGGGTTGTAGGTGATATGTCTAGGAAGTTAGAGGAGAGATTACCCGGTCAGTTTGCGGGTAACACCCAACCGAACCCAAAGGCTCATGTAAAGGCCATTACCACCTGTAGTGGCAAAATCGTAGGGAACCCGAGCGTAGAAGAGAGAGTAATCGATGAGGATGGAGACATTGTAGACGAAGAGATAGAGATGGAGGCTCCCGGCAAAGTGCAATCGAGGCTgcgcccagcaagtaccgcacagtCCGGTGAGTCTCAAGGTGAGAAGAGAGTAGAGAAACCTCCCGTGGATGTTAGGCCTTCGCCTTTAGTGAACCATGCGTATGTCCCGTTCCCTTCACGTCTTAAGAATAAAAAATACTCGAGGGAATATGGGCAGTTCTTAGACATCTTCAAACAATTGAATATTAATCTTCCTTTTATCGAGGCACTCCAGTCCATGCCTAAATATGCGAAATTTTTAAAGGACCTTCTTAGGAATAAGGAGAAGTTAGGGGAGTTGTCGAATGTCCCATTGCATGGAGGATGTTCGGCCGTTGTCTCAAATCAGCTTCCTGAAAAGCTTACCGATCCCGGTGTTTTCACAATTCCTTGTCTATTCGGTAGTAACACTAATACTAGAGCTTTAGCCGACCTAGGTGCTAGCATCAATTTGATGCCATTTTCTCTCTACGAAAAGCTAGACTTAGGCGAGCTTTCAACCACCCGAATGACATTATCCTTAGCTGATAGATCCGTGAAACACCCTAGGGGCATAGTCGAGAATTTGCTTGTTAAGGTGGACAAGTTCGTTTTCCCGGCTGACTTCGTCATTCTCGACATGGAAGCCGATGAAAACGTACCGCTAATCTTAGGACGTCCGTCCTTGAACACCGCTAAAGCTCTCATAGATGTCTTTTTAGGCACCATCACACTTAGAGCGGGCGAGGAATCGGTAATTTTTAAGGTTATGAATTCGAGAGGGCCTAGTGATAGAGTGGAGGCGGTATCGTTAGTAGGGGAGTGCGAGAAGGATGAGAGAGATGAAGAGAAGGTGGTGAATGGTCCGAGTCTAGAAAAAGTAAtagaactcaagtgtggggaccCACCGGATAGGAGAGTAGAGGAATTAGAGGAGAGAATCGTGCGTTTAGAATCTAAGATAGAGACACTGAGCAAGGCTCAGTGTGGGGATGGATGTCGATATGAAGAGTATAGATTCAAACCGCCAAGTGAGGAGTTGAGAGGTTGTGAGAGAGATAAGAGTGTTTGGGTTGAGTTGAGCGATGATAGGTATAATGGTGCTACAGCCCGTGAGTGTGTGTTTGGAGGTGAACTGCATCTTTTTGATCCTCCATAA